The Candida dubliniensis CD36 chromosome 2, complete sequence genome contains a region encoding:
- a CDS encoding ribosomal rna-processing protein, putative (Similar to S. cerevisiae RRP7;~In S. cerevisiae: essential protein involved in rRNA processing and ribosome biogenesis.), with protein sequence MSPTEIKGFYVLPLKLTGTKSIHYIYFKKHESKSSSNDNRSLFICNLPISTDLSTIKKFFQKIAIGSTIESFINSLLTDYPEDIWINLTKLTSDLDLADVVDEQASKLPKNCGIVTFIDKASFTLAFNSLKKLSSSLTECEWPIQQFTSNYYLNKYQKQILDPKSLTEEVSQALTDFDKAEQQSIEELQSQRNLVDEDGFTLVVGSHRKTKAGILGKQKLASTVGVVKAQSKMKSKEKQDFYRFQLRQRKKEEMNELLNKFKLDQEKVRMMKEKKRFRPY encoded by the coding sequence ATGTCACCTACAGAAATAAAAGGGTTTTATGTGTTACCTCTTAAGTTAACAGGCACGAAATCAAtacattatatatattttaaaaaacaTGAACTGAAGAGCTCTTCCAATGATAACAGATCATTATTCATTTGCAATTTGCCCATATCCACAGATTTGTCTACtatcaagaaattttttcagAAAATAGCTATAGGATCTACAATAGAACTGTTTATAAACTCACTTTTGACAGATTATCCCGAGGACATATGGATTAACTTAACCAAACTAACATCGGACTTGGATTTGGCTGATGTAGTTGACGAACAAGCAAGCAAGTTGCCCAAAAACTGTGGTATTGTGACATTTATAGATAAGGCCTCTTTCACACTAGCCTTCAACTcgttgaaaaaattgtcaTCTAGCCTTACTGAGTGTGAGTGGCCGATACAACAATTCACATCAAATTACTATTTGAATAAGTATCAAAAGCAAATACTAGACCCAAAAAGCTTAACTGAAGAGGTCTCCCAAGCATTAACAGATTTTGACAAAGCAGAACAACagtcaattgaagaattgcAACTGCAAAGAAATTTggttgatgaagatggtTTCACTTTGGTGGTTGGTAGTCATAGAAAAACCAAGGCAGGTATTTTGGGCAAACAGAAATTAGCATCAACTGTCGGGGTTGTAAAAGCTCAATCAAAGATGAAAAGTAAAGAAAAGCAAGACTTTTATAGATTTCAATTGAGACAACGAAAGAAGGAAGAAATGAATGAGTTGTTGAACAAGTTCAAATTGGATCAAGAAAAGGTCAGAATGAtgaaggaaaagaaaaggttCAGACCATATTAG